The following proteins are co-located in the Macadamia integrifolia cultivar HAES 741 chromosome 3, SCU_Mint_v3, whole genome shotgun sequence genome:
- the LOC122073562 gene encoding monoacylglycerol lipase abhd6-A-like encodes MAKCFSFTASRDWFYRYTFTNAGLRSATTDLGDGTIMHCWVPKTHKQSKPTLLLIHGFGANAMWQWSDILRPFITRFNIYVPDLLFFGESFTTRPERTESFQAQCVMKVMEAHGVRKLSLVGISYGGFVGYSMAAQFPDAVEKVVLCCAGVCLEEKNLKEGLFVLSSLDEATSILLPQTPEKLRQLVRFSFVKPAKTMPSCFLRDFIDVMCTEYVEEKRQLIQALIKDRKLSDLPKITQPTLILWGEQDQIFPLELGHRLKSHLGGNAQLVVINNAGHALNMEKPKEFYKHLKSFLVDSLPPSPPQVNGNKVN; translated from the exons atggCCAAGTGTTTCAGCTTCACAGCTTCGAGGGACTGGTTTTACCGCTACACCTTCACGAACGCTGGCCTCAGATCGGCAACGACGGACCTGGGCGATGGCACCATCATGCACTGTTGGGTTCCCAAAACACACAAACAGAGCAAACCCACTCTGCTTCTGATCCATGGCTTCGGAGCCAACGCAATGTGGCAATGGAGCGATATCCTCCGACCCTTCATCACCCGCTTTAACATCTACGTTCCAGACCTCCTTTTCTTCGGCGAGTCGTTCACTACTCGCCCTGAGCGCACCGAGTCGTTCCAGGCTCAATGCGtgatgaaggtgatggaggcgCACGGGGTGCGCAAGTTAAGCCTCGTTGGGATCAGCTATGGTGGGTTCGTTGGGTATAGCATGGCTGCTCAATTCCCTGATGCGGTGGAGAAAGTGGTGCTATGCTGCGCTGGGGTTTGCTTGGAGGAGAAGAACCTGAAGGAGGGTCTGTTTGTTCTGTCCAGCTTAGATGAAGCTACGAGCATTTTGTTGCCTCAGACGCCTGAGAAGCTGAGGCAGCTCGTCAGGTTCTCCTTCGTCAAGCCTGCTAAGACCATGCCTTCTTGCTTCCTTCGTGATTTCATCGAT GTTATGTGTACAGAATATGTTGAAGAGAAGAGACAATTGATTCAAGCCCTAATCAAAGATAGAAAACTTTCTGATCTTCCAAAGATCACTCAG CCAACTCTAATATTATGGGGAGAGCAAGATCAAATATTCCCATTGGAATTGGGGCACAGGCTTAAAAG TCACTTAGGGGGGAATGCACAACTAGTAGTGATAAATAATGCTGGCCATGCTTTGAATATGGAGAAGCCTAAGGAGTTCTACAAGCACTTGAAATCCTTCCTTGTTGattctcttcctccttcccCTCCTCAAGTTAATGGAAACAAGGTGAACTAA
- the LOC122073560 gene encoding probable LRR receptor-like serine/threonine-protein kinase At5g10290 isoform X2, with protein MEKATGLDLIGSDINNYLRKSMEGISVKMGLIYAVLMFVSLHSFVASDSQGDALYALRASLNALPSQLSDWNPNQDSPCAWSNVICDSNYVISVTLSDMGFSGTLTPRIAVLNSLRILSMQGNGITGGIPEEFGNLSSLTSLKLGNNRLTGQIPSTLGNLKKLQFLILSQNNLNGSIPESIVGLPNMITLELDSNHLSGQVPEQLFQVQTYNLTGNHLNCGVNFSHRCESDSNNTDVSKKSKLGMIFGIIGALICLLLGGLLFHVWKNKRRDVFVDVSGKGDPRIPIGDLKRFAWRELQLVTDDFSEENVIGKGGFGKVYKGKLADGREIVVKRLTDCASEATFQSEVEMISVAVHRNLLRLIGFCTTSTERLLVYPFMHNLSVAYRLRELKPGEQLLDWGRRKRVAIGTARGLEYLHEHCNPRIIHRDVKAANVLLDEHFEAVVGDFGLAKLVDVKMSSVTTEVRGTMGHIAPEYYSTKKASVKTDVFGYGIMLMELVTGQKAIDFSRSEDDGVVLLDYVKKLEREKKLNAIVDRNLNRNADSQEVEKMIQVAILCTQASPFDRPIMSEVRRMLEGEGLTERWEEWQQVEVCRRQERERLQRRFDMGEDSVYNQSAIELSDGR; from the exons ATGGAGAAAGCAACTG gattGGACTTGATCGGGAGTGACATAAATAATTATTTGAGAAAATCAATGGAAGGGATATCTGTAAAGATGGGTTTAATATATGCCGTTCTCATGTTTGTCTCTCTTCATTCTTTTGTTGCCTCTGATTCTCAAG GAGATGCACTTTATGCTTTGAGGGCTTCACTGAATGCTTTGCCTTCTCAGCTCTCTGATTGGAACCCAAATCAAGATAGTCCATGCGCTTGGTCCAATGTTATTTGTGACTCTAACTATGTCATTTCTGT AACATTGTCAGACATGGGATTTTCTGGAACCTTGACTCCTAGAATTGCGGTTTTGAACAGTCTCAGAATCCT TTCAATGCAAGGTAATGGCATAACTGGTGGGATACCAGAGGAATTTGGAAATTTGTCAAGTTTGACAAGCTTGAAATTGGGAAACAACCGTTTGACAGGACAAATTCCATCTACCCTTGGCAATCTTAAAAAGCTTCAGTTCTT GATTTTGAGCCAAAACAATCTCAACGGAAGTATCCCTGAGTCAATTGTAGGTCTTCCAAACATGATCACCCT TGAGCTGGATTCCAATCATCTTAGTGGTCAGGTTCCTGAGCAGTTATTTCAAGTTCAAACATACAA tcttACGGGCAATCACTTGAATTGTGGTGTAAATTTCTCGCATCGTTGTGAATCTGACAGTAATAACACAG ATGTGTCTAAGAAGTCAAAGCTTGGAATGATTTTTGGAATTATTGGAGCATTAATATGTCTCCTCCTTGGAGGCTTGCTGTTTCATGTGTGGAAGAATAAGCGACGCGATGTCTTTGTCGATGTTTCAG GTAAGGGTGACCCACGAATTCCAATCGGTGATTTGAAAAGGTTTGCATGGAGAGAACTTCAATTGGTTACAGATGACTTCAGCGAGGAAAATGTTATTGGAAAAGGTGGGTTTGGAAAAGTATATAAAGGGAAGCTTGCCGATGGAAGAGAGATTGTTGTGAAGCGGCTGACTGATTGTGCGAGCGAGGCAACTTTTCAATCTGAAGTTGAGATGATCAGTGTAGCTGTTCACAGGAATCTTTTACGGCTTATTGGGTTCTGTACAACATCAACAGAACGGCTTTTAGTTTATCCATTTATGCATAACCTAAGTGTTGCCTATCGCTTACGAG AGCTTAAACCTGGGGAGCAGTTGTTAGATTGGGGCAGAAGAAAGAGAGTGGCTATAGGCACAGCTCGTGGGTTAGAGTACCTCCATGAACACTGCAATCCTAGGATTATTCATCGTGATGTGAAGGCTGCTAATGTATTACTAGATGAACACTTTGAAGCCGTGGTTGGGGACTTTGGGCTGGCAAAGTTGGTGGATGTAAAAATGTCTAGCGTGACAACTGAAGTTCGTGGGACCATGGGCCACATAGCACCTGAATACTATTCTACTAAAAAGGCATCTGTGAAGACTGATGTTTTTGGTTATGGGATTATGCTTATGGAACTTGTAACAGGACAGAAAGCAATTGATTTTTCCCGATCAGAAGATGATGGTGTCGTTTTGCTCGACTAT GTTAAGAAGCTGGAACGGGAAAAGAAGCTCAATGCTATTGTAGACCGCAATCTAAACAGGAATGCTGATAGCCAAGAGGTGGAGAAGATGATTCAAGTTGCCATATTGTGTACTCAAGCATCACCTTTCGATCGCCCCATAATGTCAGAGGTGCGAAGGATGCTGGAAGGGGAAGGTTTAACTGAGAGGTGGGAAGAGTGGCAACAAGTGGAAGTTTGTCGtagacaagagagagagaggttacaGAGGAGATTTGACATGGGAGAAGACTCAGTATACAACCAGTCTGCAATTGAATTATCTGATGGAAGATGA